The genomic segment AGGGGATACCACCTTCCTACAATGTTATTATAGCCCTCAAACCAAACCGAAAACCGTGTATTAAACTGTATTCAACAAATCCTTCTTCAAAGTAGACATATGCATAATTTCCACGTTCATCTTTTCTTATGCATATGAAATGATTATGATTGACACACTGCACCAAAGATAAGCCTACACAATTCATGCCAGTCAGACTAAAAATGCTTACATGTATCATTGTGTTTTGAATGCAGATTTCCCCTAAGCCAAGCACAAGTCATGTCAATCAGAAAAAAAGTACATATTTAAGTCTTTGAGAAAGTCAAAAAAAGGATAATGTTACCCCACTTTTatgtcaacttcattggttacccatccagtacagaatccAATTCAAAATTGCCATATTGGCTtatcgccactttgaaggatctctcccttcttacttatctactgtcctttatacttacaTGCCTTcctgttctctcaggtcttctgttgAAAAGCTCCTTTGTGTccccaaaacctcttcaaagacatttggccaaagggcctttcagtatcaagcaccttctgtttggaattctcttcctttggatctctgtcacttaccagtgctgtcctctttcaaaacaaacttgaaaacccatctattcaaacaggcctttgggtgtaaTGATGCATAGctaattcttcctcctcctacccaccccactttgccctctacttaagtcatcatgtagtgtgtgtgtctgtaggtggaTGTTCCTGCGTGCacaggcgtgcatgtgtgtgcaagcatgtgtgtgcacatgtgtaatgtatttttgttgtgtgtgtgtgtgtgtgtgtgtgtgtgtgagagagatatgtattcttggtatatagatacacacaaacacacacacacacacacacacacacacacacacacacacacacacacatatatatttatgtatgtatatatatgtgtgtgtgtgtgtgttttcatgtgcagaggtatgttatgcACTACTGtacatgtgttgtttcatgtacggcacttagagcccattacattgggagtttgtgccatataagtactatctattattattattgttattgttatagtgCATGCAGATTTCCTCACCGGTATCACCATTCTGTTTCAGTTCACTGAAGAGACAGCCAGGGAAAGGCGATGTGTGGGATGGGTGGCCAACACCTATCATGGAACAGTCAGAGGTGTTGTGCAAGGAAGGCCTTCCGATGTGGAATATATGTATGAAACATAAGCACTTGATACatactgtgttgtaatgtgtcgtGCAAACATGCAGCGTTATCTAGTTTTGTGTGTAAATTGTAGTgcagtatgttttttgttgtttttttcccatcatttttttttctttcttttaaaaaaattgttctggggttggggatggttttgttttggtttgtatttgttttattgttattattattgttgttgttgttaggggaGATGTTTGGGAttattttgcatgtgtgtgcagatgtgacAATTTAAGGACTGTTACATATATTGCAGTTCTCAGGGAAAAGGTAttacttcttctgcatttgtgggctgcaactcccacgttcactcgtatgtacacaagtgggcttttacgtgtatgatcattttcaccccgccatgtaggcagccatactctgcttttgggggtgtgcatgctgggtatgttcttgtgtttccatagcccaccgaacgctgacatggattacacttacaggatctctaacgtgcgtatttgatcttctgcttgcacatacacatgaaggaggttcaggcactagcaggtctgcacatatgttgaccttggagatctgaaaaatctccaccctttacccaccaggcaccgtcaccgagatttgaacctgggaccctcagattgaaagtccaatgctttaaccgctCAGCTATTTCACCCGTCAGGGAAAGGGTATTGCaacagtgcatttgtgtgtgtgtgtgtgtgtgtttgtgaatgacacAGTCTTACCTTCAACCTGTGTAAGCAAAGATGTGTGAAACTTTCTGAAACATGTCTGCAAGTTTACTGTGGATGGCTAATGGAACTTTTTGGGGGATCTGAATTAACAGTCAGTTTGTCAGCTTCACATGAACTGATCATAAAAATGATATTGCTTGGTAGATTGCAGAGCTtattttcccttccttctttctatctctccttttGTATTGTATGAAATTATCTTTTTATACCAACAAATTTTTTTATGTGAAATTTGTgctgttcttcccagggagagtgtgtcgctgtagtgagagcaccaccctttttttctgcctgaaaatgtatttgttttccagtcaaagtgggctttttcttcagaattttgtcagggacagcccttttgttgccacgagTTCTTTCACATTttcttagtgcatgctgcacaagggacctcagtttatcatctcatctgaatgactaatttccagaccaccactcaaggtcttgaggaggagaaaatactggcgagtgtggggttcaaaccagtgcgctcagattctcaatctctctctccctgactccccctgatcctgtcttttttttttctttttcttttttctcatgttCAGTTGGGCTTTCTGTGCAGGAAGGACTGGCTGGAGCACACAGGAAGCCCTATGTCGCAGATACACTCCGTGAAGTTTACCAATGAAAAGTCTGTGGATCGGATGGAGTACAGTGACTTCAAAATCAGACATTGAAGGAAAAAAcagtgggtggttgttgtttttttcatttctcccaAAGTCTCTGGTTTAGGTAACACATGTTTATATATGTTTTCTTCAAATTGATgtttcagtgtgcgtgtgtgtattagtgtgtgtttgtgcgttgtgtGCTAGTCCACAGAAAAAGCTTTGGCAAAGGAAATACCAAGTTGCTTATTATTCCATACTTTTATCCTTTCGCACACAGTGAGTTTTATGCAGTCTGAAAGAGGAATAATGTCTGTTTTGAATTTATATATTATGCTTTCTGGTAATTCATAGGAAACTTTGTTccatgttttgtatgttttttgtacATTTCTCAGTTCTGTGTGACTCTAGTATCATAGTTGTGGTCATTGTCAGTTTGCTTCTCTGAGGATATAGGTACTGAACGTTTGAAGATAATTTTGGAATTTatagcatttatttttttatcatggaCAGTATAAAAGATAAACCTTTCTACCCCCTCTGTATGCATAGAATATAATGTGAAAATTAATCCCAACCATTGCTTACTTTCATTAGgtatgatctttttttcttttcttttttccccaggaCAGACATGTCTTCCACAAGGAAACCTGCTGGATGAAGATTCTTCAGTGTGATAAACTGCAGAAATGCAAGTGACATTACAATACTCACCTGCAAGAAAAACTTGCCATGTGAAGATTTTTCAGTGTGATTATTTATTAAGGaactcacacacataaatttAGACTTCAAAAGTGCAAAAATGGAACCAAGAATGAAAGTAATTTGTCAGAGATGTAAAGTTTTTAATTTTGTGCATATTTGCCTTTTCTCTGTAAACATGTTTTGCGTTTTGTATGTGAACTAAAAACAAAGAtttttaaatgaagaaaaaaaacaacatgatctTCAATATTTCACTTTTGAgaagaacaaacaagaaagagtATACATATATCTGGAGAAAAGCCACTAGAAAATTCATGATAGTTTGAAACTTAATTAAAGTTGCAGTTTTCAGGTCACGTAGTTGTGTCAGTGCTGTGCAGTATTGTATAACACTTGAGATTTTtatctttaccacacacacaagaaacaagatGTTGTATCTGCAGTGTCATCTGTGTTGGCACAGTTTGGATCTGACGTCTGATGTGTTACAATTAATGATGAGCAAGAATATATTAACTCATACCAGCCTACGCACTGCTTTGGCGGCATTATGTGTTTTGTCATGCCCTCATTGAACACTGCTTAGGAATTTATCAAATGAGTTTTTCGACCTTTCAACTGAGGGTAAACAATTCAGAAATAGTCTTGACTCTTGGTGAATTTCTTGGCAATTTACTAATTAAGTTTTGGTGCAGTTCTAACATTTTTTAGCACTTCGTTTTTGTGTGCAAGTTTATGATCATAGCCGGAGAGTTGTCTTTCACTACTTGGTAATTATTATTTAAACAAACTGTTTTGAGATGTATACAGTGCTTGTGATCCTGACAATGATATACAGAATGATCATTGTAAACATTGACAGATGAGTCATGTGTTTAGTTTTTGTCTAAAAAACACTGCTAAATTTCCCAAGCGGGGAAGGTTGCACAAAATGTAATCCTTGCAATACTGAATAGGTTAATAAATTTGTTGATATTTGACAAAAGAAGTTTCACGTCATGCAGTCTGAAAAGATATTTCAACACTTTCCAACTCGTGTGTGCAGCCAGAGCTTCTTCCCCtttgctgatgagtttcagtgtgtacacgcatgcgtcCATTTACTTTCAAAGTGTGCATGAAGCATATTGCTCTTATTTTGAGTTTCACAGTTAGTGACATGAATAACGTGAATGTGAGCCAAAACATTCCTTTCAAACTGTGCATAAATTCAAACATAGTTGCAGTTGTTTATGCATGTCGAAAAGAAAGATTTCTACCTAGATGGTATCATTGATCTCATTTTCTTCCATACAGTATTGGTGTAATTAATATTCAGAATGTGATATTTCTTGTTAAAGAGACTGACTTGGAATAACTGGTGCTATGAGAATGTGGTATCTCTTTTGTTAAAGAAACTGTCTTAGAATAAccagtgctgttttgttttgattttttttttattaactaaATATATATTGCAAGATGTCTTTGCTGTCAGTGCATTAAGATGATTAAGATCAgctaatcaaaaaagaaaaaaaacaaaatgaaaattaattaaaaaaaaaattttaaaattccATCAAAaacaatgtcctcaacatccaAGCATATAATCCACCCCGTATgccccagcccaccccaccccattttcATACACATGCCTGCTTTGCTCCAAATTCATGGTCAGGCATCCACTTTGGTTCGACAATAGCAGAACGCAATACAGTATTGGTAACAGTTTGCTGTGCTTTCAATCTCAAATATTTACTTGTATGATATTCAAACGTCTAATCTATAATGTACAATGCTGTACATGCATTACCAAAAATGTAGTGAAAAATATGAGCACAAATGATTTTGGAGTGTGTTGTGCATGCAATAGTTTTAGAAGTGTATAGGGTGTGTGTTCTCTGTTCCTCACTCTCCAAGACCCATGGATATGATAATATGCATTACCAAAAATTTAGTGAAAAATATGAGCATAACTGATTTTGTAGTGTGTTGTCCATGCAATAGTTTTAGAAGTGTATAGGGTGTGTGTTCTCTGTTCCTCACTCTCCAAGACCCATggatatgataataatcatagttATAAACATAAATCATTATTATTGACATGATGCTTAGTGCAAGCACTAAAATCTAGCGTGATGCTTAGTTAATCCAAACCACTAACATTTTTATAACCGTGTTGCTGTGGTCTGTTTTTTAATATTGGCCTCAGtctgcaattattattattattattacttaaagGTTTTCATTAAGTTTGTTATGTTGCCtgctttgttttaatttcttttcaccCAAAATGTGTTCATTGCAAAAGTTCAGTTGGAGTTTTAATAAATATACATttattgacaaaaaaaaacccatgtgtgtgtttgtaactcaTGAGTATACTAATTTGTCATTCATATTTATTATAAAAATCTAATTACAAGGCAcagtgtgcacaaacacacacatacacacacgcgcgcacatgcacacacacacttttacattgCTTTCTCGCTGTTTCTTTCCGACAGCTCATCGATGAACATAAAAAAATCTAAATCAAAGTAGTGCAGCATTTGTTGTCGAAGTGTCGGAAAACCAAGCTGGAACAGAATATCATTTCTGTCATGcatgcagaaagacagaagagagcagTACTTGTGATTGCTCATGTACTCATTTGGAGTTGTCTTTGATTCACAACTGTTCATTATGCATGTACACCCAACCCCTAAGGTTAATTTTAAAGCTTTcccaacacaaacagacaaaaacaaaaactacaacccaGATTATTTACTTTATTTGTGGCGTTTTAAAATGTTCTCAATAAAACAAAGTAGTACAGCAATGTCATATATATTTGCTTCTCACTCTCAAGTCTTAAGTACTataaaagcacacatacaaaccTCGCCCAAAAATTTGGATTCAGAGGCTTAAACCAGGCAGCCTTTCTTAAACAAAACAGCATGTGAAATTAATATGGATAAGACAAGAATATTACTGTTGCACCCTACAATACAAAGTACATGAACGCTGCTCATCCCACCAGAAAATCATTTCATGTATGTCACATTGTCAGCCATGTGTAAAAAATAATACGAAATaaatatgtactttagtataacTAAAAGATAAACCATAAAAATATATCAAAATTATACACAAATTTCAGTAGTATTCAAAGTGAACAATAGATAAGGattaagaaaaagcaaaaaaaaaagcacataattaAATCTACATGAATACCtgagaaaagtttttaaaaaaaatctcattatgaaatttaaaaaacacCATACCAAATCACAATATTTGTAAAATTGTCATACATCATCAAATATGGAAAAAGAAACATTACACCATAATTAGTATAAATGAAAAGGTACAGTGATAAActcgtacaatttttttttttaaaagaagcaacaacaacaaaaaacaacaacacacaactgttTCATTATTAACTGACCCACAATATGACATGCTATCTCTTAGGTGAGCTTGTAGATACTTTATATATATTCACAGTTCTAAAACTTTTCATATGTTtctagttcctttttttttttctttttgtttttaatt from the Babylonia areolata isolate BAREFJ2019XMU chromosome 21, ASM4173473v1, whole genome shotgun sequence genome contains:
- the LOC143295929 gene encoding acylphosphatase-2-like; this encodes MSSGKFTSVEYEVFGRVQGVFFRKFTEETARERRCVGWVANTYHGTVRGVVQGRPSDVEYMKDWLEHTGSPMSQIHSVKFTNEKSVDRMEYSDFKIRH